A region from the Hydrogenimonas sp. genome encodes:
- a CDS encoding protein serine/threonine phosphatase PrpC, regulation of stationary phase, with translation MENGLFRVSSFGLAKGRELVSEDFCAVKVVDDLCIGIVCDGVGSALAGGRAARRVVNYLMNNFKTRPRSWSIEKSLRHFIAGINAILYREGMDEYERPEYLTTLSIVVIDGNRLYGANVGDSPIMLFRDGHMQEISFSHVSDEPGMEHVLTQAVGLAETVDPYLFENNLQIGDTLLISSDGLEKVLEKEEIEKRLKLGATSLVKAASKKVDDDLPDDTTAVVIEVVEESRKCTLKQLDLPIPARLDRDQVIDGYRLLKPLIQNERTWLAEKKGVKYVLKFPPPEAIEDEKHLDLFVQEAWNASRLKAGFFPKAVIPRNRSARYYVMEYLDGQNLKELTAKRALPVEDAINLGRFLLNACQYLLKYDLVHGDIKPENIIVVERHGKRVFKLVDFGSIVEIFSIASRAGTPSYLAPERFAGEPISEQTEIFAVGVTLYELLTGKYPYGEIEPFQTPAFKTPKPLRHYNKAVPAWLESVVMRAIERERDRRYEVYSEMEYELTHPEKVKPYYPEGVTLFEREPVKLYRVLFIVSLLLNMFLAALLMR, from the coding sequence ATGGAAAACGGGCTTTTCAGGGTCAGTTCATTCGGGCTTGCCAAAGGCAGAGAGCTTGTGAGCGAAGACTTTTGTGCCGTTAAGGTTGTGGACGATCTTTGTATAGGGATAGTATGTGACGGGGTCGGTAGTGCCCTGGCCGGGGGGAGGGCTGCCCGTCGTGTCGTCAACTACCTTATGAACAACTTCAAAACGAGGCCGCGCAGCTGGAGTATCGAGAAGTCTCTTCGTCACTTCATAGCAGGCATAAACGCCATTTTGTACAGAGAGGGTATGGATGAGTATGAGCGTCCGGAGTATCTGACTACACTCTCCATTGTCGTTATAGACGGCAACAGGCTATACGGGGCCAATGTGGGCGATTCGCCCATTATGCTCTTTAGAGACGGCCACATGCAGGAGATCTCCTTTTCTCATGTCAGCGACGAACCGGGTATGGAGCATGTTCTTACCCAGGCAGTCGGTCTTGCCGAAACCGTGGACCCCTACCTCTTCGAGAACAATCTGCAGATCGGTGATACGCTTCTTATCTCAAGCGACGGGTTGGAGAAGGTGCTCGAAAAAGAGGAGATAGAGAAGAGGCTGAAGCTTGGGGCAACCTCTTTGGTAAAGGCGGCCAGCAAGAAGGTGGATGACGACCTGCCGGACGATACGACGGCGGTGGTCATAGAGGTTGTCGAAGAGAGCAGGAAGTGTACTCTCAAACAGCTCGACCTTCCCATACCTGCGAGGCTGGATAGAGATCAGGTCATTGACGGCTACAGGCTTTTGAAGCCGCTCATCCAGAACGAGAGGACATGGCTCGCCGAGAAGAAGGGTGTAAAATATGTTCTGAAGTTTCCGCCGCCCGAGGCTATAGAGGATGAGAAGCACCTCGATCTCTTTGTACAGGAGGCGTGGAACGCGTCACGCCTGAAGGCCGGTTTCTTCCCGAAAGCGGTCATTCCCAGAAACCGCAGCGCCAGATACTACGTAATGGAGTATCTCGACGGCCAAAATCTAAAGGAGTTGACGGCGAAGAGAGCTCTTCCGGTAGAGGATGCGATAAATCTTGGCAGGTTTTTGCTGAATGCCTGCCAGTATCTGCTGAAGTACGATCTGGTTCACGGAGATATAAAGCCGGAAAACATAATAGTCGTCGAGCGGCACGGCAAAAGGGTCTTCAAGCTTGTCGATTTCGGCTCCATCGTCGAGATATTCTCCATCGCTTCCCGTGCCGGGACACCGAGCTATCTGGCCCCGGAACGGTTTGCCGGAGAGCCGATAAGCGAACAGACCGAGATATTTGCCGTAGGTGTCACGCTCTACGAACTGCTTACGGGAAAGTACCCATACGGAGAGATAGAGCCTTTTCAGACACCGGCTTTCAAAACCCCCAAACCTCTTCGCCACTACAACAAAGCGGTACCGGCATGGCTCGAGTCGGTCGTGATGCGAGCCATCGAAAGGGAGAGGGACAGAAGATATGAAGTCTACAGCGAGATGGAGTATGAGCTGACCCATCCGGAAAAGGTCAAACCCTACTATCCTGAAGGGGTTACACTTTTCGAGAGGGAGCCTGTCAAACTCTACAGAGTCCTTTTTATAGTTTCACTTCTCTTGAATATGTTTCTTGCGGCGCTGCTGATGAGGTGA
- a CDS encoding cytochrome c oxidase polypeptide II, producing the protein MDFKTSVELLKFHWMAYTIYSLLIISVIAWFGYNLSRKERVKSLVRIPFYGYIAFLVAGGVGHHIFTYNTIPWVAEDIMRHEIKPDHEFHIMIEKHKWTLPQEKMVVRKGEKVMFNVGSKDLTYGFGLFRKDGSMVTQMQVLPNWNNDLLWTFHECGSFDLTSTEYSGPHQYDEHTGEDLMLVKDAVEVIGCDEKLASK; encoded by the coding sequence ATGGATTTCAAGACTTCGGTGGAACTTCTTAAATTTCACTGGATGGCCTATACGATCTATTCGCTACTGATCATATCGGTCATAGCATGGTTCGGCTACAACCTGAGCCGAAAAGAGAGAGTAAAGTCATTGGTACGTATTCCCTTTTACGGCTATATAGCGTTTCTCGTAGCCGGCGGCGTGGGGCATCATATCTTTACCTACAACACCATTCCGTGGGTCGCTGAAGATATTATGCGTCATGAGATCAAGCCCGACCACGAGTTTCATATCATGATAGAGAAGCACAAGTGGACACTGCCGCAGGAGAAGATGGTGGTGCGCAAAGGCGAGAAGGTTATGTTCAACGTAGGAAGCAAAGATCTGACATACGGCTTCGGCCTTTTCAGGAAGGATGGAAGTATGGTTACGCAGATGCAGGTTCTGCCCAACTGGAACAACGATCTTCTCTGGACGTTTCACGAGTGCGGCTCTTTCGACCTGACATCTACGGAGTATTCCGGGCCTCACCAGTATGATGAGCATACGGGGGAAGATCTTATGCTGGTCAAAGATGCGGTCGAAGTTATCGGCTGTGACGAGAAACTGGCAAGCAAGTAG
- a CDS encoding cytochrome c oxidase polypeptide I: MSFIKTLVNGTDFDHTKLNALQKVTLRAVVMSFLFYGLVAVEGMIMRMVQTGPSAPIPKMFFEPDHYFSIMTVHPIVGIFGSTYQLVFAAFMFLVPYLTKKPLYSVKLANAVWLLITIGTAMAWIAGFIWQYAPLYTLYWPLPADTEQFKIVGGFVFVIGVALIMIGTMGFIYNIYATIFARVGVHKNKTTKELLISGFGIDGLMNLIHKLTGKPPYSKEPALSLPVVAIFRGTVDTFLDAIVILSAGILVLVYLIAESTGFTWDVHAVDALLYKNWFWWGLDLVADGLVLIYVAGSWYLLATIITGQKLFMENVARAALLLELFVSWMVWSHHLLADQPQPEMMKLVSGEMVTAFELLTQGLALFITLVTLWKARPLKMTPPLAYLLGGLVGFGLAVPAGIIQADMGLNRVLHNTQWISFAHFHIALIVGLYMTLYSALYVLWPLVTNNTTLFSKKLTWAHFWLYLIGGIGMGALGGMAGLDGMLRRHLYVDGEFNTLMVGAAIFGSMVLIAWVIFLFNIVMSVGLKGLVGIFMPAKDPTASYGIEPEPEPATVKA, encoded by the coding sequence ATGAGTTTTATAAAGACACTTGTAAACGGGACAGATTTCGACCATACGAAACTCAATGCCCTTCAGAAGGTTACGCTTCGGGCGGTGGTCATGTCGTTTCTATTCTACGGTCTGGTTGCCGTAGAGGGGATGATTATGAGGATGGTGCAGACAGGCCCTTCCGCTCCCATCCCGAAGATGTTCTTTGAACCCGATCACTACTTTTCGATAATGACGGTACACCCGATCGTAGGTATCTTCGGGTCTACATATCAGCTGGTATTTGCGGCTTTCATGTTCCTGGTTCCATACCTGACCAAAAAGCCGCTCTACAGTGTGAAGCTTGCAAATGCCGTATGGCTTCTCATAACCATCGGTACGGCGATGGCGTGGATAGCCGGCTTCATCTGGCAGTATGCGCCGCTATATACGCTCTACTGGCCCCTTCCGGCAGATACTGAGCAGTTCAAGATAGTCGGCGGATTCGTCTTCGTCATAGGTGTGGCCCTAATAATGATCGGTACGATGGGCTTCATCTACAACATATACGCCACAATCTTCGCAAGAGTGGGTGTTCACAAAAACAAGACGACAAAAGAGCTCCTGATATCCGGTTTCGGTATAGACGGGCTTATGAACCTGATTCACAAGCTGACCGGAAAGCCTCCCTACAGCAAGGAGCCGGCCCTTTCGCTTCCGGTAGTCGCGATATTTCGCGGTACGGTCGATACATTCCTCGACGCTATAGTCATCCTGAGCGCCGGTATACTGGTTCTGGTATATCTGATAGCCGAGTCGACCGGTTTTACATGGGACGTACACGCTGTAGATGCGCTGCTTTACAAAAACTGGTTCTGGTGGGGTCTCGACCTCGTCGCAGACGGTCTGGTTCTTATATATGTGGCGGGTTCGTGGTATCTTCTGGCCACCATCATAACCGGTCAGAAACTCTTCATGGAAAACGTGGCTCGGGCCGCGCTGCTGCTGGAGCTCTTCGTATCGTGGATGGTCTGGAGCCACCACCTCCTTGCAGATCAGCCCCAGCCGGAGATGATGAAACTGGTTTCGGGAGAGATGGTTACGGCGTTCGAGCTTCTGACACAGGGGCTGGCTCTCTTCATAACACTGGTTACGCTCTGGAAGGCGAGACCTCTTAAAATGACTCCTCCGTTGGCCTATCTTCTCGGCGGACTGGTAGGGTTCGGGCTTGCGGTTCCGGCCGGAATCATCCAGGCAGACATGGGTCTTAACCGTGTGCTTCACAACACGCAGTGGATAAGCTTCGCGCACTTCCATATAGCGTTGATCGTGGGTCTGTACATGACACTCTACAGCGCCCTTTACGTTCTCTGGCCGCTCGTGACGAACAACACGACGCTCTTTTCCAAGAAGCTGACCTGGGCCCACTTCTGGCTCTATCTGATAGGCGGTATAGGTATGGGCGCGCTCGGCGGTATGGCCGGACTCGACGGTATGCTAAGGCGCCACCTCTATGTCGACGGCGAGTTCAACACATTGATGGTCGGTGCGGCTATATTCGGGTCGATGGTGCTGATAGCATGGGTGATCTTCCTCTTCAATATCGTGATGAGTGTAGGACTCAAAGGGCTGGTCGGCATATTCATGCCCGCCAAAGATCCTACGGCCAGCTACGGTATCGAGCCTGAACCTGAGCCTGCGACTGTAAAGGCGTAA
- a CDS encoding molybdopterin oxidoreductase, iron sulfur subunit, whose translation MSEASSAIESFLNHKADTGMQCGNYTIDIPELKPGEQYRFHFDMTACVGCHCCEVACNEQNNNPAEIKWRRVGEMEKGTFPDVLQLFNSMSCNHCIDPACLNGCPTNSYIKLDNGVVYHVDEDCIGCQYCTWNCPYEVPVFHKERGIVTKCHMCVDKLEAKQTPACVQACPAGAISIEAVNKDEWIENTMHKEGVAPHLPDVEITKPTTRYTLPEGLEADEAVRPADEHILEPAHPEFPLVFMTVLTQMSVGGFTALFFGELLHFMGLDLPAPNVWMVLAVLLPAAVGLPLSALHLGRPALAITAMKNLKTSWLSREAAALGAYAGGVTLLLGLYLLDLPESVKLLVEIPVAALGIYGIYAQSMIYRVPARPAWNRRSTTLRFMGSGYLGFLLVALILSLTGEAGSVLALLAPTLMLGLYQMHLIYEEMIFYRYLDEDHPLYYQLSRTKTLLEERFGELKRVRLYTLALFAIALPMVSTVFAAAKMETAAALLLGLAFAGATASELLGRYLFYRTVVPLGLAGNFFAGNQRH comes from the coding sequence ATGAGCGAAGCCTCGAGCGCGATAGAGAGCTTTTTGAACCACAAAGCCGATACCGGAATGCAGTGCGGCAACTACACTATCGACATTCCCGAGCTCAAACCGGGAGAGCAGTACCGTTTCCATTTCGATATGACCGCATGTGTCGGGTGCCACTGCTGCGAAGTGGCTTGCAACGAGCAGAACAACAATCCGGCCGAGATCAAATGGCGCCGTGTCGGGGAGATGGAGAAGGGGACTTTCCCGGATGTGCTTCAGCTCTTCAACTCGATGAGCTGCAACCACTGCATCGACCCCGCGTGTCTGAACGGGTGCCCTACGAACAGCTACATAAAGCTCGATAACGGTGTTGTCTACCATGTGGACGAAGATTGCATAGGGTGTCAGTACTGCACATGGAACTGCCCCTACGAAGTGCCGGTATTTCACAAGGAGCGCGGTATCGTCACGAAGTGCCACATGTGCGTAGACAAACTGGAGGCGAAACAGACTCCGGCATGTGTGCAGGCGTGCCCGGCCGGGGCCATCTCGATAGAGGCGGTGAACAAGGATGAGTGGATAGAAAATACCATGCACAAAGAGGGTGTCGCGCCGCACCTGCCGGATGTGGAGATAACGAAACCGACTACCAGATACACGCTTCCGGAAGGACTCGAAGCTGATGAGGCCGTGCGGCCGGCGGACGAGCATATACTCGAGCCGGCACATCCCGAGTTTCCGCTGGTTTTCATGACGGTTCTTACACAGATGAGTGTGGGAGGCTTCACGGCTCTATTCTTCGGAGAGCTCCTGCACTTTATGGGGCTCGATCTTCCGGCGCCGAATGTGTGGATGGTTCTGGCCGTTCTTCTTCCGGCCGCCGTCGGGCTTCCCCTTTCGGCTCTTCATCTGGGGCGCCCCGCTCTTGCGATAACCGCCATGAAGAACCTCAAAACCTCATGGCTCAGCCGCGAAGCGGCCGCTTTAGGGGCCTATGCCGGGGGTGTGACTCTGCTTCTGGGGCTATACCTTCTCGATCTTCCGGAGTCTGTAAAGCTGCTGGTAGAGATACCCGTGGCGGCTCTCGGCATCTACGGCATCTACGCCCAGTCGATGATATACCGCGTTCCGGCGCGTCCGGCGTGGAACCGCCGCTCCACGACTCTGCGCTTCATGGGGAGCGGCTATCTGGGCTTTCTGCTGGTTGCGCTGATTCTCTCTCTTACTGGTGAGGCGGGGAGCGTACTCGCCCTCCTGGCTCCTACGCTCATGCTGGGGCTCTACCAGATGCACCTGATCTACGAAGAGATGATCTTTTACAGGTACCTCGACGAAGATCACCCCCTCTACTACCAGCTGAGCCGCACCAAGACGCTTCTGGAGGAGCGTTTCGGAGAGCTCAAGAGAGTCAGGCTCTACACCCTGGCGCTATTTGCCATAGCGCTGCCGATGGTCAGTACGGTCTTCGCGGCCGCGAAGATGGAGACGGCGGCTGCACTGCTGCTTGGTTTGGCTTTTGCCGGGGCCACGGCGAGTGAGCTTCTCGGACGCTACCTCTTTTACAGAACGGTAGTTCCGCTGGGCCTTGCGGGCAACTTCTTCGCCGGCAACCAGCGCCACTGA
- a CDS encoding assimilatory nitrate reductase large subunit: MIKKIKDLLGLDIKEDKYALVDDPFFGKVAKERAPERWVRSTCGYCGVGCGLYIGVKNGDPVYVKGDPDHPVNRGTLCPKGLSEHEMVRAPTRLPGAMVRDGEGFRQVEWSEAFGRVSEKFKSIQKEHGKRAVAVISTGQLLTEEFYTLGKFVQLGLETNNYDGNTTLCMASAVMGYKQSFGSDGPPGCYEDFSHAEVIMLIGANIADNHPILKLHIARNRQIRGKKPTIIVVDPRHSKTANMADIYLPIKPRTDLALINGLCYIIWEQGWMDEKFIKERTEGYREFLKEIQKYPPQEVAHITGIDVKTLYRVAGLYAGADAAMSAWTMGVNQSAMGTDTVSAIVNLALMTGNLGKPGGSPMSITGQCNAMGTRESGFTSSIPGYRNFASAEDRAEYARIVGVPEELVPDSRGYAYPQIIEAIERGEIKALWVVATNPLVSYPDQPRLRRALEKLDILVVQDSFMSDTAKVADVLFGAATWSEKSGTYTNSERRCNLAKKSVPNYMDSKSDFDIVVEFSKYFDGKYELLFDGWSGPEDAFEEWKRVSRGRLCDYSGMSYEKIERLGGIQWPCNEEHPEGTPRLYYEGMPTRNEGGKPKFVFSEWRPMEEDICTSFPLILNTGRTVEQFHTRTKTGTIKILEDLAPEAWVELSPKDARKLQVKSGDRIALSSPRGRVENVIVRVTEAVREGSVFVPFHFNTQLVNTLTQSLFDPKSFEPNYKQTAIQLHSQKAPEGIVLEEEEIAGALGYEKSTTEKPMQRVAGHEGVSK; encoded by the coding sequence ATGATAAAAAAGATAAAAGATCTACTGGGACTCGATATAAAAGAGGATAAGTACGCGCTCGTCGACGACCCCTTCTTCGGCAAGGTAGCGAAAGAGAGGGCGCCGGAGAGGTGGGTGCGCTCGACATGCGGCTACTGCGGGGTGGGCTGCGGCCTCTACATAGGTGTAAAGAACGGCGACCCGGTCTATGTCAAGGGCGATCCCGACCATCCGGTAAACCGCGGTACACTCTGTCCCAAGGGGCTGAGCGAACATGAGATGGTAAGGGCTCCCACCCGTCTGCCCGGGGCGATGGTGAGAGATGGCGAGGGCTTCAGGCAGGTAGAGTGGAGCGAAGCGTTCGGGAGGGTGAGCGAAAAGTTCAAGTCTATTCAGAAGGAGCACGGAAAGAGGGCAGTCGCGGTCATCTCGACCGGCCAGCTTCTGACGGAAGAGTTCTATACACTCGGAAAGTTCGTGCAGCTCGGGCTCGAGACCAACAACTACGACGGCAACACGACCCTCTGTATGGCGAGTGCGGTCATGGGCTACAAGCAGAGTTTCGGCAGCGACGGCCCTCCCGGCTGCTACGAAGATTTCAGCCATGCCGAAGTTATAATGCTGATAGGCGCCAACATCGCCGACAACCACCCGATTTTGAAGCTCCACATAGCCAGAAACAGGCAGATAAGGGGTAAAAAACCCACGATAATAGTGGTCGACCCGCGCCACTCCAAAACCGCCAACATGGCCGACATCTATCTGCCGATAAAACCGAGAACCGATCTTGCCCTGATCAACGGTCTTTGCTACATAATCTGGGAGCAGGGGTGGATGGACGAGAAGTTCATAAAGGAGCGAACGGAGGGATACAGGGAGTTTTTGAAGGAGATTCAGAAGTATCCGCCGCAGGAGGTGGCGCACATAACCGGTATAGATGTGAAGACGCTGTACAGGGTGGCAGGGCTCTATGCCGGAGCCGACGCCGCGATGAGCGCATGGACGATGGGTGTAAACCAGAGCGCGATGGGTACGGATACCGTAAGTGCCATAGTCAACCTCGCCCTCATGACCGGGAACCTCGGAAAACCGGGCGGGTCGCCCATGAGCATAACGGGCCAGTGCAACGCGATGGGAACCAGGGAGAGCGGATTTACGAGCTCCATACCCGGTTACAGAAATTTCGCCAGCGCCGAAGATAGGGCGGAGTATGCCAGGATAGTCGGGGTGCCCGAAGAGCTTGTGCCCGATTCACGCGGCTACGCATATCCGCAGATCATAGAGGCTATAGAGAGGGGCGAGATAAAGGCGCTTTGGGTGGTCGCCACCAACCCGCTAGTCAGCTATCCAGACCAGCCGAGGCTCAGAAGAGCTCTCGAGAAGCTCGATATTCTTGTGGTGCAGGACAGCTTCATGAGTGATACCGCAAAGGTTGCCGACGTACTCTTCGGTGCCGCTACATGGAGCGAAAAGAGTGGAACCTACACCAACTCCGAGAGGCGTTGCAACCTCGCAAAGAAGTCTGTACCCAACTACATGGACTCCAAGAGCGATTTCGATATAGTGGTGGAGTTTTCGAAATATTTCGACGGAAAGTACGAGCTTCTCTTCGACGGCTGGAGCGGCCCGGAGGATGCGTTCGAAGAGTGGAAGAGAGTCAGCCGCGGCAGGCTCTGCGACTACAGCGGGATGAGCTACGAAAAGATAGAGCGTCTCGGCGGCATACAGTGGCCCTGTAACGAAGAGCACCCGGAAGGTACGCCGCGCCTCTACTACGAGGGGATGCCGACAAGAAACGAAGGTGGAAAACCGAAGTTTGTCTTCAGCGAGTGGCGCCCGATGGAGGAGGATATCTGCACATCTTTCCCGCTCATTCTAAATACCGGAAGAACGGTTGAGCAGTTTCATACCAGAACCAAGACCGGAACCATAAAGATACTGGAAGACCTGGCGCCCGAAGCGTGGGTGGAGCTGAGCCCCAAAGATGCACGAAAGCTTCAGGTGAAGTCCGGCGACAGAATAGCGCTGAGCTCTCCTAGGGGAAGGGTGGAAAACGTCATAGTCAGGGTCACAGAAGCGGTAAGAGAGGGGAGTGTATTTGTCCCGTTCCACTTCAATACCCAGCTTGTCAACACCCTCACGCAGTCGCTGTTCGATCCCAAATCGTTCGAGCCGAACTACAAGCAGACGGCTATACAGCTGCATAGTCAAAAGGCGCCGGAGGGGATAGTTCTCGAAGAGGAGGAGATAGCCGGAGCTCTCGGGTACGAGAAGAGTACGACAGAGAAGCCGATGCAAAGAGTTGCCGGGCACGAGGGTGTTTCAAAGTGA
- a CDS encoding phosphoglycolate phosphatase: MGKEAKKLVIFDLDGTLIDSVPDLASSVNRTLEELGRESFPEDTVREWVGNGAQTLIRRALGLQESDGGDLFKEALALFLDHYSKNLTEKSILYPGVEETLERVASGGLKMAVATNKPEPFVKPILEHFTIFHRFDQIVGAETVPRKKPHPDPLLHICKNLGIEPSETLMVGDSKNDILAAKSAGIESVAVSWGYNYGEDIALYAPDHIIESLEELPKLAGAADGG; the protein is encoded by the coding sequence ATGGGTAAAGAGGCAAAAAAGCTGGTTATTTTCGATCTGGACGGAACGCTCATAGACAGTGTTCCCGACCTCGCATCATCCGTCAACCGTACCCTGGAAGAGCTTGGCAGGGAAAGCTTTCCGGAAGATACGGTAAGAGAGTGGGTCGGAAACGGAGCGCAGACTCTCATAAGGCGTGCTCTCGGTCTGCAAGAGAGCGATGGGGGTGATCTTTTCAAAGAGGCGCTGGCACTCTTTCTGGACCATTACTCGAAAAATCTGACAGAAAAGAGCATACTCTATCCGGGAGTGGAAGAGACGCTCGAAAGAGTCGCTTCCGGCGGTCTGAAGATGGCGGTGGCCACCAACAAACCGGAGCCTTTCGTCAAGCCTATACTCGAACACTTCACTATCTTCCACCGCTTCGACCAAATCGTCGGGGCGGAGACGGTACCGAGGAAAAAGCCCCATCCCGACCCGCTTCTGCATATCTGTAAAAATCTTGGGATAGAGCCGTCGGAGACTCTGATGGTCGGAGACTCCAAAAACGACATACTCGCCGCCAAAAGTGCAGGCATCGAGTCGGTTGCGGTGAGCTGGGGCTACAACTACGGTGAAGATATTGCGCTCTACGCTCCCGACCACATCATAGAGAGTCTCGAAGAGCTGCCGAAGCTTGCAGGAGCGGCTGATGGCGGCTAA
- a CDS encoding putative integral membrane protein, whose product MRQTISRVNSIDRGIIFMLASALISALNGAVAKILGDDLSAMEIVFFRNIIGVLIILVTLRHTPALLPGGRLHLLLLRGLFGFSAMILFFYTITTIPLGEAITLNKTSPLFVAIIAFFLMKERLNLYAILALIVGFTGVVFIAKPTGLGMGFEHFLGLMGGFFAACAYATIKRIRDIYDARIIVLSFVGMGTLLPLLLFAAAPYVDPPEELAFLFPDFALPSSSRVWLLIGVMAVISTLSQWLLTKAYSLGRAGIVGAVSYANIPFAVGFGFMLGDPFPDLWVWLGIGMIVAAGLLLKKG is encoded by the coding sequence ATGCGGCAGACCATCAGCAGAGTCAACAGTATCGACAGAGGCATAATCTTCATGCTCGCCAGTGCGCTCATATCAGCACTCAACGGTGCCGTAGCGAAGATACTGGGCGACGATCTGAGCGCAATGGAGATCGTCTTTTTCAGGAACATCATAGGGGTGCTAATCATACTCGTAACACTTCGCCACACTCCCGCGCTGCTCCCCGGCGGCAGACTCCACCTTCTTCTGCTCAGGGGCCTTTTCGGTTTCAGCGCGATGATACTATTTTTCTACACGATAACGACGATTCCCCTCGGCGAAGCGATCACGCTCAACAAAACCTCGCCTCTTTTCGTTGCGATAATCGCATTTTTTCTCATGAAAGAGCGTCTGAATCTCTATGCTATACTCGCTTTGATAGTCGGCTTTACCGGAGTGGTATTCATAGCTAAGCCGACGGGCCTTGGGATGGGCTTCGAGCACTTTCTGGGACTTATGGGAGGCTTTTTTGCGGCATGCGCATATGCGACGATCAAGCGCATAAGAGATATCTACGACGCACGTATAATCGTACTCTCTTTCGTCGGGATGGGAACCCTGCTGCCGCTGCTGCTCTTTGCGGCGGCACCCTATGTGGATCCTCCAGAAGAGCTCGCCTTTCTCTTCCCGGACTTCGCTCTTCCATCCTCTTCGAGAGTATGGCTTCTGATCGGGGTAATGGCGGTCATCTCCACACTTTCGCAGTGGCTTCTTACAAAAGCCTACTCCCTGGGGCGCGCCGGTATCGTCGGAGCCGTAAGCTACGCCAACATCCCCTTCGCCGTAGGCTTCGGCTTCATGCTCGGAGACCCCTTCCCGGACCTTTGGGTCTGGCTGGGCATCGGAATGATAGTCGCTGCCGGTCTACTGCTCAAAAAGGGGTAA